The DNA segment CTGGCTGGCGATGCTGACCGGGGTCAAGGTGACCGAGTTCGACCAGGACCTCATCGGACTGCCCGCCGGGCAGGAACAGAAGACCGTGATCGTCCAAGTCGCGCAGGCGGTCTTCGGCTCCTTCGGAGTCGGCGTCATCGTGGTGTCGCTGATGACCGCGCTGATCCTCGCGCTGGCAGCCAACACCGCCTTCAACGGCTTCCCCGTGCTCGGCTCGATCCTGGCTCGCGACGGCTACCTGCCCCGGCAGTTGCACACCCGGGGCGACCGGCTGGCCTACAGCAACGGCATCCTCATGCTCTCGTTGCTCGCCATCGTCCTGGTGATCGTCTACCAGGCCGAGGTCAGTTCGCTGATCCAGCTGTACATCGTGGGGGTCTTCGTCTCGTTCACGTTGAGCCAGACCGGGATGGTGCGGCACTGGACCCGTCATCTGCGCACCGAGACCGATGCGCGGGTCCGTCGGCAGATGAAGCGCTCCCGCGCGATCAACGCCTTCGGGTTGTCGATGACCGGCACGGTCCTGGTCATCGTGCTGCTGACGAAGTTCACCCGGGGCGCCTGGATCGTCTGTATCGCGATGCCGTTGCTGTACGTGCTGATGCAGGCGGTCCGCCGGCACTACGACCGCGTCGCGATGGAGCTCGTGCCGGACGACGACGAGAAGGTCGTGCTGCCGTCGCGGGTCATCGCGCTGGTGCTGGTCTCCAAGATTCACAAGCCGGCTCTGCGGGCACTGGCGTACGCGCGGGCCACCCGCCCGACGGTCCTGGAGGCCATCACGGTGAACGTCGACTCCGAGGAGACCGCTCGGCTCGCCGTCGAATGGGACCGCCGCGACATCCCGGTGCCGCTGAAGGTGCTGGACTCGCCGTTCCGCGAGATCACCCGGCCGATCGTGGAGTACGTCCGCTCGTTGCGCCGCGACAGCCCACGCGACCTGGTGACGGTGTACATCCCGGAGTACGTCGTCGGACGCTGGTGGGAACAGTTGCTGCACAACCAGTCTGCGCTGCGGCTGAAGGGGCGGCTGTTGTTCACCCCGGGGGTCATGGTCGTCAGCGTGCCCTGGCAGCTGGCGTCTTCCGAACGTGTGGCGCGGCGCCCTGAGCCGGAGGGTCCCGGGGCGGTACGGCGCGGTTCGCCGACGGCGGCGGCCGCCGACCGCGTCGTGGAGGCCGAGTACCGGACCCCGCCCGGCCGCGACGCGTGACCTCTCCGCCGGGGGACGGTGGGCTGCAACCCGGTGCCGAGTTCGTCGTCGAGGTCGGACCGGTGGCGCACGGCGGTCACTGTGTGGCGCGGCACGACGGTCAGGTGGTCTTCGTCCGGCACGCGCTGCCGGGGGAGCGGGTCCGGGTGGTGGTCACCGGCGTCGGGGCCCGCGGCCGTTACCTGCGAGCCGACGCCGTCGCCGTGCTCGCCGGCGCGGCCGGGCGCCGTACGCCGCCCTGCCCGCACGCCGGACCAGGGCGCTGCGGCGGCTGCGACTGGCAGCACGCGGTGCCCGAACTGCAGCGCGACCTCAAGGCCGCCGTCGTCCGTGAACAGTTGGAGCGCCTCGGTGGCGTTCACGGCCCGCTGGTCGATGCGATCCAGGTCGAACCTGTCGCCGGTGACGACGGCGGTCTCGGCTGGCGCTCGCGGGTGCGCTGGGGTGTGGACGAGGACGGCAGGCCGGGGCTTCGACGCCACCGTTCGCACGACCTCGAGGTGATCGAGCACTGTCCGCTGGTGACCGCCGGAGTCGACCGGACGGGGGCAAGCCGTACCCGCTGGCCCGCGGCGCAGGAGGTGCACGTCGTGGCGTCGGCGGTGGGCGACCGGGTGGTCACGGCTACTCCCGCGGGGTCACCGCAACCGGCCTTGTCCGGCGATGTCGTCGTGCACACCGGCGGGCCGGCGCCTCGGGTGCGCGAGCGCGCCGCCGGACGGACCTGGCGGGTGAGCGCCACCGGCTTCTGGCAGGCCCATCCCGGTGCCGCCGACGCGTTCGTTGCTGCTGTCGCGGCGTACCTGCAACCGCGTCCCGGCGAGCATCTGCTCGATCTCTATTGCGGCGTCGGGCTTTTCGCCGGTGCGCTGGCGGCATCACTGGGGCCGGGCGGGCGGGTCGACGCGGTCGAGGCGGACGGGCAGGCGTGCGCCGACGCGCGACGCAATCTGCACGACCTGCCGACCGTCCGGCTGCACCACGACCGCGTCGAACGGTGGTGGACGTCGCGCGCTGCCCCGAAGCGCTGCGACCTGGTCGTCCTCGACCCACCGCGTAGCGGCGCGGGTGAGGCCGTGCTGCGCGGCCTGGTACGCCGCCGTCCGCGGGCCGTCGCGTACGTCGCGTGCGACCCCGCCGCGCTGGCTCGCGACGTCCGGACGATGGGCAGCTTCGGGTATGTCCTGCAGGCGGTCCGAGCCTTCGACGCCTTCCCGAACACTCACCACCTGGAGTGCGTCGCCTTGCTCACGAAGACCGGCTCCGACCTGCGGTGACGCACATCGGTGTATGGCGCCGAGGTCGAAATCGCCGGTGGCGACACGCCCTTGGGCCTCGTCACGTGTCGTCGGCACGCCGCCCAGCGCGATGGCAGCTGGTTCGCGAGGCACCTGTGGAAGGTGGCTCGGAGGCGCGGTCGACGCCGGTGGCCCGGTCGGCTCGACGGCTCCCGGCGGCGCTACGGTGGCCGCGGTCCGGCCTGGCGGCCCGCCCGGTTCCGCGCCCGGGCAGCCAGGTATCTTGATGTCAAGAGATTGTGCGCGAGTGCGCCGCCGGGCGCAGGAGGACGAGGTCGACGATGGCGAGCAAGGACAGCTTCGGTGCCCGGGGCACACTCGAATCCGGCGGGACGTCGTACGAGATCTTCCGGATCGCTGCGGTCGACGGCTCGCAGCGGCTGCCCTTCACTCACAAGGTGTTGCTGGAGAACCTGTTGCGCACCGAGGACGGTGCCAACGTCACCGCCGCGCAGATCTCCTCGCTCGGGTCGTGGGACCCGACGTCGGAGCCGACCGAGGAGATCCAGTTCTCGCCGGCCCGGGTGATCATGCAGGACTTCACCGGCGTGCCGTGTGTGGTCGACCTCGCCACCATGCGGGAAGCGGTGCGTGACCTCGGCGGCGATCCGGCGCGCATCAACCCGCTGGCCCCGGCCGAGCTGGTGATCGACCACTCCGTCATCGCCGACCACTTCGGCACCCCGCAGGCCCTCGACCTCAACGTCAGCCTCGAATACGAGCGCAACCGCGAGCGGTATCAGTTCCTGCGCTGGGGGCAGACGGCGTTCGACGAGTTCAAGGTCGTGCCACCCGGCACCGGCATCGTGCACCAGGTCAACATCGAACACCTGGCCCGCGTGGTGATGGTCCGCAACGGCCAGGCGTACCCGGACAGCTGCGTCGGGACCGACTCGCACACCACGATGGTCAACGGGCTGGGCGTCCTCGGTTGGGGCGTGGGCGGTATTGAGGCCGAGGCCGCCATGCTCGGGCAGCCGGTGTCGATGCTCATCCCGCGCGTCGTGGGTTTCAAACTCAGCGGAGAACTGCCGGCCGGCGCGACGGCGACCGACCTCGTGCTCACCATCACCGAGATGCTGCGACAGCACGGGGTCGTCGGGAAGTTCGTGGAGTTCTACGGTTCCGGTGTCGCCGCCGTCTCCCTGGCCAACCGCGCGACCATCGGAAACATGAGCCCGGAGTACGGCTCGACCGCCGCGATCTTCCCGGTCGACGACGAGACGCTGGCGTACCTGCGGCTCACCGGCCGCGACGAGGCCCAGGTCGCGTTGATCGAGGCGTACGCCAAGGCGCAGGGCCTGTGGCACGACTCGGCCCACGAACCGGTGTACTCGGAGTACCTGGAACTGGATCTCGGGCAGGTCGTCCCGTCGTTGGCCGGACCGAAGCGTCCGCAGGACCGCGTGGCGTTGGCGGCTGCTCGCACCAGCTTCCGCGAGGCCCTCACCAACTACACCGGCGACGGCGTGCAGACCGCCCTCGACGAGGGCGTGGCCGAGACGTTCCCGGCCAGCGACCCGGTGGCGGTCGACGTCGCCGAGCCGGCGCCGGTGGTCCACTCCGCGGCGCACGGCTCGAACGGTCGTCCGTCCCGGCCGACGCAGGTCCAGTTCGCCGACGGCCGCAGCTGCGTGATCGACCACGGCGCGGTCGTGATCGCGGCCATCACGTCGTGCACCAACACCTCCAACCCCGAGGTGATGATCGGTGCGGGCCTGCTGGCGAAGAACGCCGTCGAGCGCGGCCTGGTGACCAAACCGTGGGTCAAGACCACGCTCGGCCCCGGATCCAAGGTCGTCACGGACTACTACGACAAGGCGGGCCTGACGCCGTACCTGGACAAGCTCGGGTTCAACGTCGTCGGGTACGGCTGCACGACCTGCATCGGCAACTCCGGCCCGCTGCCGGACGAGGTCAGCGCCGCGGTCAACGCCAGCGACCTCGCCGTGGTCAGTGTGTTGTCGGGCAACCGGAACTTCGAGGGCCGGATCAATCCCGACGTGAAGATGAACTACCTGGCCTCGCCGCCGCTGGTCGTCGCGTACGCGCTGGCCGGTTCCATGGACATCGACATCACCACCGAGCCGCTGGGTACCGACCCCGCCGGCAAGCCGGTGTACCTCACCGACGTCTGGCCGACCGCGCAGCAGGTGCAGGCGGTCATCGATTCGTGTATCGACGCGGAGATGTTCTCCAGCAAGTACGCCGACGTGTTCGCCGGTGACAGCCGGTGGCAGGAACTGCCGACCCCGCGGGGGAACACGTTCGACTGGAACGGTGACTCCACGTACATCCGGAAGCCGCCGTACTTCGAGGGCATGCCGCTGCAGCCCCAACCGGTGTCCGACCTCACCGGTGCCCGGGTGCTGGCCAAGCTGGGCGACTCGGTCACCACGGACCACATCTCGCCGGCGGGCTCCATCAAAGCCGACTCGCCGGCCGGGCGGTACCTGCAGGAACACGGCGTCGCGAAATCGGACTTCAACTCCTACGGCTCCCGGCGAGGCAACCACGAGGTGATGATCCGGGGCACGTTCGCCAACATCCGGTTGCGCAACCAGTTGCTGGACGGCGTCGAGGGCGGCTACACCGTCGACCTGCTCGACCCGGCCAAGCCGCAGGTCTTCATCTACGACGCTGCGCAGTCATACGCCGCCGCCGGAGTGCCGCTGGTGATCCTGGCAGGCAAGGAGTACGGGTCCGGCTCGTCGCGTGACTGGGCGGCGAAGGGCACCGCACTGCTGGGCGTGAAAGCGGTGATCGCCGAGTCCTACGAGCGGATCCACCGCTCCAACCTGATCGGGATGGGCGTCCTGCCGCTGCAGTACCTGCCGGGTCAGGATGCTGCCGTGCTGGGACTGACCGGCGAGGAGACGTTCGCGGTCAGCGGTGTGGTCGAACTCAACGAGGGCCGCATTCCCCGGCAGGTTGCGGTGGAGGCGGTCAAGGAGGACGGCACGGTCACCGAGTTCACCGCCACGCTGCGGATCGACACCCCCGGTGAGGCGGACTACTACCGCCACGGCGGGATCCTGCAGTACGTCCTGCGGTCCCTGCTGTGACAGCTGCGGTCGCCGCACCGCGCGGCTGAGCGACCGCACCCGTCACGGACGACGTCGATGAGCGTGACGCCGCCGGGCTGGCCGCCGGCACTGCCGGCACCCGGGCACGCTCAGCTGCCTGCCCGGGCCGTGGCGTGGCTGCTGGACCAGGGCCCGCCGGAACTGCGCGGGTACGCCGTGCTGCGCGCCCACCCGGTGGCGCTCGCCCGCGTCGTGGCCCACCACGTCGAGGCCTGCCTGGACGGCGCCCGGCAGACCTACGCCGGTGTCCGGCGCGAACTCGGCGAGCTGCTGCCCCCGGAGGCGGTGGCCGCCGTCCTCGTGGCCGTCGAGGCCGAGGGGACGCGGCTGGTGGCGCTGCAGCGCGAGGTGGACCTGGTCGAACGTGCCTTGCGCGGCCAGACGTGGCGGCCACGGCTGGGCCCCGGCTGACCGGCCGCCGGATGCCCCGCGGTCGCCGGGGGGCCGCCGTACACTCGGGGCGGCACCGATCAGGGACGGAAGGGGACCCGCGTGGGCCTGCTCGACGGCATCGGCTCACCGGAGGACCTGCGCCGGCTGGCACCGGAGGCGATGCCCGCGCTCGCCGACGAGATCCGGGCAGTCCTGGTCGACCAGGTCACTCGATCCGGCGGGCACCTGGGGCCCAACCTCGGCGTCGTCGAGTTGACCATCGCGCTGCATCGGGTGTTCCGCTCCCCGGGTGACGCGATTCTGTTCGACACCGGCCACCAGGCGTACGTGCACAAGATGCTGACCGGCCGGCAGACCGGATTCGGCCGGCTCCGCAAGCAGGGCGGGCTGTCCGGCTACCCGTCACGGGCGGAGAGCCCGCACGACGTGATCGAGAACTCTCACGCGTCGACCTCGCTGGCCTACGCCGACGGGATCGCCAAGGGCTGGCAGCGCAGCGGCGAACTCGGTCAGCGGCACGTCGTCGCCGTGATCGGCGACGGCGCGCTGACCGGCGGGATGGCGTGGGAGGCGCTGAACAACATCGCCGCGGCCAAGGACCGGCCCGTGGTCATCGTGGTGAACGACAACGAGCGGTCCTACTCCACCACGATCGGCGGCCTGGCCCACCACCTGGCCACCCTGCGCACGACCCGCGGGTACGAGCGGTTCCTGCTGTGGGGCAAGCGTTTCCTGCGCCGTACGCCGGTCGTCGGGCCGCCGGTCTACGAGACGCTGCACGGGGTGAAGAAGGGCATCAAGGACGTCGTCGCGCCGCAGGGAATGTTCGAGGACCTGGGCCTGAAGTACGTCGGTCCGGTCGATGGGCACGACGTCGCGGCACTCGAACACGCGCTGCGCCGGGCCAAGGGTTACGCCGGTCCCGTGATCGTGCACGCGATCACCGAGAAGGGCCACGGGTACCGTCCTGCGGTCGAGGACGAGGCCGACCGGTTCCACTCGGTGGCGGCCTGCGACCCGGACACCGGTCTGCCGCCGGCCGGCGGCGCCACCAGCTGGACCGCCGTGTTCGCCGCCACCCTGGTCGAGCTGGGGCGGGAGCGCGACGACATCGTGGCGATCACCGCAGCGATGCCGGGTCCGACCGGTCTGGACGTCTTCGGGCGGGCGTTCCCGGGTCGCTGCTACGACGTCGGGATCGCCGAGCAGCACGCCGTGACCTCGGCCGCCGGGCTGGCGTTCACCGGCCTGCACCCGGTCGTCGCGGTCTACGCGACCTTCCTCAACCGGGCGTACGACCAGGTGCTGCTGGACGTGGCGCTGCACCGCGCTCCGGTGACGTTCGCCCTCGACCGCGCCGGCGTGACCGGCGAAGACGGGCCCAGCCACAACGGCGTCTGGGACCTGGCCCTGCTGTCGGCCGTTCCCGGCTTGCGAGTCGCCGCGCCCCGTGACGGGGACGAGTTGGCGGCGCTGCTGCGTGAGGCGGTCGGTGTCGACGACGGCCCGACCGTCGTCCGGTTCCCGAAAGGGGCGGTGCCGCCTGCCCAGCCGAGCCTGCAGCGTACGGGCGGCTGTGATCTCCTCCGGCTGCCGGCGACGTCGGACACCCCGGCCGACGTGCTGGTGGTGAGCGTGGGCGGCCTGGCCGGGCTGTGCCTCGCCGTGGCCGACCGGCTGGCCGACCACGGCGTCTCGGTCACCGTCCTCGACCCCCGCTGGGTGCTGCCGGTGCCGGCCGAGGTGACGGCCCGAGCGGCCCACCACCGGCTCGTGGTGACCGTCGAGGACGGTGTGCGGATGGGTGGGGTCGGCAGCGCCGTCGCCCTGGCCCTGCAGGACGCCGGGGTCGGGACACCGGTCCGTTGCTTCGGCCTGCCTGCGTCGTTCCTGGCTCAGGGCAGCCGGGCCGAGGTGCTCGCCGACAACGGTTTGACGGCCCAGGACATCGCCCGCGCGGTCGTCGAAGAGGTCGCGCATCTGGACGAGTACCGCGCCGCTCCGGCCGGTCCGCTCGGCGCCCTCGCCGACGAAGGCCACCCGGCCGACGGCTGACCGGTCAGCCCGCCGGCCACCGCTGCGGCGGCTGGACGTAGTCGCCGATCACCGGATCGGCGACGGCCGGCGTCCGCGGGTCGCCGCCGTACCGCACCTGCACGATCTCGTCCGCGGTGATCAGGATGGGACGGTCGAAACCGCGCTCGTGCGGCTCGGTGAGGGCGGCGGCTGCCAGGGCGAACGCCGGGTCGAGCCGGCGCAGGTCCAGCCAGCCGCGGTGGCGCGCCGGAACGGCGGCCGGCCGCATCCGGGCCGGATCGTCGGCGACGATCGCCCGGCGGAATGTCGCGGACGCCAGCAGGGTCACCACGTCGACCTCGCCGACCGGCCGCAGCGGGGTGTCGGGGTTGCGGCGGTGCCGCTCGGCGGCGAGCGCGCCGAGCCGGGCCAGGTGGTACTCGGCCCGGTCGGCAGCGGCGAACGCGTCCCAGGCCGTGCCCCGTACCACCGGTTCCAGGAGTGGTTGGACGGTGTTCGGCGGCGGATCGCGCAGGTCGATCACGCCGCCGTCGTCGAGCGGATTCGGTTGCGGCACAAGGCCGACTCCCACGTCGAGGCAGCCGCCCAGGACGCTGCGGTGCGGCCAGCCCGGTCCGGGGTGCAGGACGTGCCCGCGGGGGAGTGCCACCGGCCTGACCCGGTCGAGCAGCGCATCGGGCGCCGCCAACGCCAGCTGGCGTAGGGCAACCGCGGCGCGGAACCGTTCGGCGCCGGCGCGGGGCTCGCCGTACGCCGCCGACAGCAGCGCGCCGACGTCCTGCCATGCCAACTGCCACGTCGTGCCTTCGATGGCCACGTCGACGCCGTCATCGGCTGGCGTCACCTCGACGTCGTGCAGGACGGCGGCCGCCAGCACGGCCCGGCGCAGCGCCGTCACCTGCCCGTCGCCGGTCATGCCAGCACGATAGGAACGCGGCCGGTTCGGAATCGACCGCCTGCGGGGTGACCGAGGTCGCTGTGTGTCAGTACCCGATCACGTCAGGCGGAGCGCCGAGTCTGCTTGCGGTTCAAGCCGAAGCAGGGGAGTGCGACTCGGCCCGGGGGTTCGGTGTGGCGGGTGCGGCGGGACGGTACGGCCGGAAGTACAGCACCATGACCGGGACTAGGTAGCCGACCCAGGCCACCAGTTCGAGCCACGTGGTGGCCGGCGAGAAGTTGAAGATTCCCTTGAGCAGCGTGCCGTACCAGCTCGACGGCGGAACGGCGCTGCTGACGTCGAACGCGAGCGAGTTCAGCCCCGGCAGGATCCCCGCCTCCTGCAGGTCGTGTACGCCGTACGACAGGACCCCCGCGGCGATGAGGATGAGCAGCGCGCCGGTCCAGCGGAAGAACACGGCGAGGTTGAGCTTCAGCGCCCCGCGGTAGATCAGCCAGCCCAGGACGACGGCGACCAGCAGACCGAGGATCGCGCCGATGATCGGCCCTGTGCCAGAAGACGTCCCGGCCGCCTGAGTGTTCGTCCAGAGGAACAGAGCCGTTTCGAGTCCCTCACGGCCGACGGCGAGGAAGGCGACCAGCGCGAGGGCGAACGCGCCGGCGTCGAGGGCCGCGGCCAGCTGTCCCTGCAACTCGCCCTTGAGTTGGCGTGACGCGCGCCGCATCCAGAAGACCATCCAGGTCACGAATCCGACCGCGATGATCGACAGGACGCCGCCGAACGCCTCCTGCGCCTCGAACGTCAGCGAGCGGGAGGTGAAGGTCAGCAGGGCACCGAACGACAGCGACAGGACCAGGGCCAGCCCGATCCCGGCCCAGACCCACGGCAGCTTGCGGCGGTTGCCGGTACGTACCAGGTAGGCCACGAGGATGCCCACCACCAGCGAGGCTTCGAGCCCTTCCCGGAGCCCGATGAGGAAGTTCGGGTACGCGTAGGTCATGGGACGCCCTCCAGTGCGTGGGCCTACGGTAAGGCATACCTACTTTGGGGCGCGGACTGCCTACGGGCAGGGCGTCGGGCCGGACCGGTGGGCCGCCGCGCTGGTCGGGGCGTCGACAGAACGCTTCGGCAGGAGCCGGGTCCGCAGGCGGCCGCGTCAGTCAGGTGGTTGCGCGGCGGCGGTCAAGGCGGCCACGACCGGGCCGGTGATCAGCTCGACCTGCCACGGCCGCGCGCCGTGCTGACGGAAGTGGTCCGCGACCGTGCCGGCGTCGATGGGGTCCGGCGGGGTCCAGCACAGCCGGCGCAGGGTGTCGGGCGCGAGCAGGTTCTCGACCGGGGTGGCCCACCGCTCCGACAGTTCCGCCATGGCCGCCCGGCACGCCGCCAGCCGGCCGGCGGCCGCGGGGTCGCGATCAGGCCACGCGCGCGCCGGCGGCGGACCGACCGGGACCCGGCTGTTCGCCGGCAAGGCGGCCTCGGGTTCGGCGAGCGCGCGTTCGACGGCCTCCCACCACAGCCGGCTGTGCCGCCGCTGGCCCCGTCCGGCGAACTCGGGCAGCGCGACGAGGGCCGCTTCGGAGGACGGCATCGCCAGTGCGGCAGCGACGATCGCGAGGTCGGGCAGCACGCGGCCGGGGCTGATGTCGCGTGCCTGGCCGGCGCGGTCGCGGGCCTCCCACAGCGACCGGGCCACCGCGAGCTGGCGCCGGCTCCGGATCCGGTGGAGGCCGGACGTCCGTCGCCACGGATCCACCCGGGGCGGCGGCGGTCCAGCGGCCACGATCGCGGCGAACTCCTGTTCGGCCCAGCCGGTCTTCCCTTGCTCGGCCAGTTGGGTCGCCAGGACGTCGCGCAGTTCGACCAGAACCTCGACATCGAGTGCGGCATACCGCAGCCAGGGTTCGGGCAGCGGCCGGGTCGACCAGTCAGCCGCCGCGTGACCCTTCTCCAGGAGCAGACCGAGTTCGGATTCCACGAGCGCGCCGAGCCCCACCCGCGAGTGGCCGAGCAGCCGGCCGGCCAGCTCGGTGTCGAACACGCTGGACGGCCGCATCCCCAGTTCGGCCAGGCACGGCAGGTCCTGCGAGGCGGCGTGGACCACCCACTCCGTGGTGGCGAGGGCCGCGCCGACCGCCGAGAGGTCCCGCAGTGGCACGGGGTCGATGAGCACCGTGCCGGCGCCTGCCCGGCGCAGCTGGACGAGGTACGCCCGCTGCCCGTAGCGGTAACCCGACGCCCGCTCGGCATCGACCGCCACCGGGCCGCTGCCGGCGGCCAAGCGTCGTACGGCGAGCTGCAGGTCTTCCGGATCGCACACCACCGGCGGGACACCGTCACGCGGTGCCAGCAGCGGAACGGCTGTCGGAGCTGTGGCGGGGGAGTGCGGTGGGGTGGGCGGTTCGTCGCCGGCTACCGCCACGTCACTCATCCGGGCCAATGTAGCGCCGCGGCCTGTCGCGACAGCTTCGCGGCAGGCCCCAGCCGCTGCGGGTCGTGGCAGCTGTCAGCGAACCAGACCGGATCGCATCGCCAACGCCACCATCTCGGCCCGGTCCCCGGTCCCCAGCTTCCGGGCGATCCGGGCGAGGTGGCTCTTGACCGTCAGAGCGGACAGGCCGAGTTCCTCGCCGACCTGCTTGTTGCTGCGACCATCCGAAACCAGTTGGAGCACTTCGACTTCGCGGGCCGACAACTCGTCCGGCGTGCCCGTGCGCTGCCGGCTGCGCGGGACGACGGCTGTGGCGCCGGCCGGGCCGGTGCTCTCCGGGATCACGACGTAGCCCCGGACCCCGGCGGCCAGCGCGGCGCGTACCGCGTAGGGGTCGTCCCGGCCGGTGAGCACCACGATCCGCTTCCAGCCCACCTGGCGCAGATCCTGCAGCAGCGGCAGGACGGGGGAGTCCGGCAGTGATGCGTCGACGACGCACAGATCGTGGGCGCCTTCGGTGCGGCCCCGCACCCGTGCCTCGGCCGCACTGGCCGCCTCGACGACCTCGCGGGCACCGAGGCCACGCAACCGGGCGACCATCGCGACCCGTCGTTGCGGCGAGGAACTGACCACCATCGCGGTGAAGCGGTGGCGGGACATGGCCGTAAGCGGTCCACCCGGGCGTTCGACGACGGCGACCACCGGACCTCCTCGCTGTGGACCGCCCGGGCGGCGGCGACACCACAGTCATCGGCCTGCGGCTGGGGATGCTTGAACCGGCCGTCCGGGCGATCCGGGCAGTACCGACGGTGACGGAGCGCAAGGGGCGACGCCGCCGGGCCTTGAGCCGCACCGGACTTGCAGCCGTGCCGCGCTGTCCAGCCGGCCTCCCACCGGCACCGGCCTCCCACCGGCACCGGCCTCCCACCGGCACCGGCCTCCCACCGGCACCGGCCTGTCAGCGGCAGCGGGTTCTCAGCGGCGCCGTGGCCCCGGCAGGGACGCGACGCCTTGCGGGACCGGGGGCAGGCCGGCGGCGGTCGCGAGCAGGTCGGCCCACGCCTGGGCGTGGGGGGCAAGGTCGGGTCCGGCCGGGGTCCAGGACGCCCGGATCTCGATCTGTCCTTCGACCGGACGCTCGGCCATCGCGCCGAAGGACACCGAGCTGGTTCGGGTGACCGTGCCGCCCAGGACGCGCTCGTCGGCGACTGCGCTGTCCAGCGACTCCCGGACCCAGGTCCAGCCGACGTCCGGCAGCAGCGGATCGGAGGCCATTTCCGGCTCGAGGCGGGCCCGCACGAAGGCCACGACGCGGAAGGTGCCGTCCCATGCCTCGTGACCGGCCGGATCGTGCAGCACGACCAGGCGGCCGCTGGCCACCTCCTCGTCGTCGTCGACGATCTCGGCCACGAGGGCGACGGCGTACGGCGCGAGCCGATGCGGCGCCGGGGCCTCGTGGACGTCGATCTCGTCGCGGTACCGCACCGTGCCCAGCGACGCCAACGCGGTGCGGAAGCTCAGCGGAGCGTCGGGGTCGGCCGACGGGCGAGCGTCCGGGCCCTGCGGGTACGTCACGCCGCCACGGTACGGCGCACAGGCAGTCAGGACCGTGCACGGCGCGGCGGGGAAACGTGTCGCGCCCCCTAGGGTGAGCGGCCGTGCCCATCGTCCTGGCGTTGCTGTGCAGCCTGTCCTGGGGCACCTCGGATTTCCTCGGCGGCACCCTCAGTCGTCGCCGCGCCGCGCTGGCCGTGGTCGGCGGCTCCCAGGCGTTCGGTCTGGCGTTCATGCTGCTCATCGCGTCGACGTCGGGATCCTGGTCCACCGACCGTGGCTACGTGGGCTGGGCGATTCTGGCGAGCGTGACCGGCGTCGGCGGTCTGTTGTGTTTCTACCCGGCGCTCGCGGCCGGGACGATGGGCATCGTCGCGCCGATCGCCGCCCTGGGCGTCCTGGTCCCGCTGGCCGCCGGCTTGCTGCGCGGCGAGGCGCCGGGCGGGCCGGCGGTTCTGGGGATCGTGCTGGCGGTCGCCGGCGTCGTCCTCGCCTCCGGCCCGGAACTGTCCGGCGGTGCCCCGCGGCGGCCGATCCTGCTCGCGTCGGCGGCCGCTGCCCTGTTCGGGCTGTCCCTGCTCGCCCTCGCCCACGGCAGCGAGACCTCGGCGATCATGACGATGACCGGGATGCGCATCACCACGTTCGTGTTCTTCCTCGCCGTACTGCTGGCGGTCCGCAACGTCGGGGGGCTGCGGCCGGTGGACCTGCCGTTGCTGGCCACCACCGGACTGCTCGACGTCCTCGCCAACCTGGCGTACGGCCTGGCGTCCACCGAGGGCCTGCTGTCGATCGTGTCGGTGCTGGGCTCCATGTACCCGGTCGTCACCGTGGTGCTGGCCTGGTGGTTCCACGGTGAGCGGCTCCGCGCGGTGCAGTACGCCGGGGTCGGCTCCGTCGTGGCGGGCATCGTGCTGATCGCTGCTGGCGACGTCCTCGGCTGACCGTGCGACGATCTGGTGCGATGACCCCTGCGACTGCTGCGACGTCGGCTGCCCGGTTGCCGGCAGCCCACCCGCTCGTCGACGGCC comes from the Actinomycetota bacterium genome and includes:
- the dxs gene encoding 1-deoxy-D-xylulose-5-phosphate synthase, with the translated sequence MGLLDGIGSPEDLRRLAPEAMPALADEIRAVLVDQVTRSGGHLGPNLGVVELTIALHRVFRSPGDAILFDTGHQAYVHKMLTGRQTGFGRLRKQGGLSGYPSRAESPHDVIENSHASTSLAYADGIAKGWQRSGELGQRHVVAVIGDGALTGGMAWEALNNIAAAKDRPVVIVVNDNERSYSTTIGGLAHHLATLRTTRGYERFLLWGKRFLRRTPVVGPPVYETLHGVKKGIKDVVAPQGMFEDLGLKYVGPVDGHDVAALEHALRRAKGYAGPVIVHAITEKGHGYRPAVEDEADRFHSVAACDPDTGLPPAGGATSWTAVFAATLVELGRERDDIVAITAAMPGPTGLDVFGRAFPGRCYDVGIAEQHAVTSAAGLAFTGLHPVVAVYATFLNRAYDQVLLDVALHRAPVTFALDRAGVTGEDGPSHNGVWDLALLSAVPGLRVAAPRDGDELAALLREAVGVDDGPTVVRFPKGAVPPAQPSLQRTGGCDLLRLPATSDTPADVLVVSVGGLAGLCLAVADRLADHGVSVTVLDPRWVLPVPAEVTARAAHHRLVVTVEDGVRMGGVGSAVALALQDAGVGTPVRCFGLPASFLAQGSRAEVLADNGLTAQDIARAVVEEVAHLDEYRAAPAGPLGALADEGHPADG
- a CDS encoding FTR1 family protein; translated protein: MTYAYPNFLIGLREGLEASLVVGILVAYLVRTGNRRKLPWVWAGIGLALVLSLSFGALLTFTSRSLTFEAQEAFGGVLSIIAVGFVTWMVFWMRRASRQLKGELQGQLAAALDAGAFALALVAFLAVGREGLETALFLWTNTQAAGTSSGTGPIIGAILGLLVAVVLGWLIYRGALKLNLAVFFRWTGALLILIAAGVLSYGVHDLQEAGILPGLNSLAFDVSSAVPPSSWYGTLLKGIFNFSPATTWLELVAWVGYLVPVMVLYFRPYRPAAPATPNPRAESHSPASA
- a CDS encoding ribonuclease D; translation: MSDVAVAGDEPPTPPHSPATAPTAVPLLAPRDGVPPVVCDPEDLQLAVRRLAAGSGPVAVDAERASGYRYGQRAYLVQLRRAGAGTVLIDPVPLRDLSAVGAALATTEWVVHAASQDLPCLAELGMRPSSVFDTELAGRLLGHSRVGLGALVESELGLLLEKGHAAADWSTRPLPEPWLRYAALDVEVLVELRDVLATQLAEQGKTGWAEQEFAAIVAAGPPPPRVDPWRRTSGLHRIRSRRQLAVARSLWEARDRAGQARDISPGRVLPDLAIVAAALAMPSSEAALVALPEFAGRGQRRHSRLWWEAVERALAEPEAALPANSRVPVGPPPARAWPDRDPAAAGRLAACRAAMAELSERWATPVENLLAPDTLRRLCWTPPDPIDAGTVADHFRQHGARPWQVELITGPVVAALTAAAQPPD
- a CDS encoding response regulator transcription factor translates to MSRHRFTAMVVSSSPQRRVAMVARLRGLGAREVVEAASAAEARVRGRTEGAHDLCVVDASLPDSPVLPLLQDLRQVGWKRIVVLTGRDDPYAVRAALAAGVRGYVVIPESTGPAGATAVVPRSRQRTGTPDELSAREVEVLQLVSDGRSNKQVGEELGLSALTVKSHLARIARKLGTGDRAEMVALAMRSGLVR
- a CDS encoding DUF3000 domain-containing protein, with translation MTYPQGPDARPSADPDAPLSFRTALASLGTVRYRDEIDVHEAPAPHRLAPYAVALVAEIVDDDEEVASGRLVVLHDPAGHEAWDGTFRVVAFVRARLEPEMASDPLLPDVGWTWVRESLDSAVADERVLGGTVTRTSSVSFGAMAERPVEGQIEIRASWTPAGPDLAPHAQAWADLLATAAGLPPVPQGVASLPGPRRR